The following are from one region of the Strix aluco isolate bStrAlu1 chromosome 30, bStrAlu1.hap1, whole genome shotgun sequence genome:
- the CLK2 gene encoding dual specificity protein kinase CLK2 isoform X1, whose translation MPHSRRYRSSERSSRGSYHERYRSRKHKRRRTRSRSSSSERDRRHRREDSYHVRSRSYDDHSADRRAYDRRYCDSYRRNDYSRERGEAYYEPEYRHSYEYRRSRDREGSYRSCKSSRRKHRRRRRRSRSFSRSSSQRSRQSSRRAKSVEDDDEGHLIYRVGDWLQERYEIISTLGEGTFGRVVQCIDHRRGGARVALKIIKNVEKYKEAARLEINVLEKINEKDPENTNLCVRMFDWFDYHGHMCISFELLGLSTFDFLKDNNYLPYPIHQVRHMAYQVCQAVKFLHDNKLTHTDLKPENILFVNSDYELSYNLEKKRDERSVKSTAIRVVDFGSATFDHEHHSTIVSTRHYRAPEVILELGWSQPCDVWSIGCIIFEYYVGFTLFQTHDNREHLAMMERILGPIPSRMIRKTRKQKYFYHGRLDWDENTSAGRYVRENCKPLRRYLTSEAEDHHRLFDLIESMLEYEPSKRITLAEALKHPFFDMLEMEPSTKMWDSSRDISR comes from the exons ATGCCTCACTCTAGAAGGTACCGCTCGTCGGAGCGCAGCAGCCGAGGCAGCTATCACGAGCGCTACAGAAGTCGCAAACACAAGAGACGGCGGACACGGTCGCGGTCGAGCAGCAGCGAGCGTGACCGTCGGCACCGTCGGGAGGACAGTTACCACGTTCGATCCAGGAG CTACGACGACCACTCGGCAGACAGGAGGGCCTACGACCGGCGTTACTGTGACAGCTACCGGCGGAACGATTACAGCCGCGAGCGAGGGGAAGCCTACTATGAACCCGAGTACCGTCATTCCTACGAGTACCGACGCTCGCGGGACCGCGAGGGCAGCTACCGGAGCTGCAAAAGCAGCCGGCGTAAGCACAGGCGGAGGCGGCGCCGCAGCCGGTCCTTTAGTCGCTCCTCATCG CAGCGGAGTCGACAGAGCAGCAGAAGGGCCAAGAGTGTGGAGGACGACGACGAGGGGCATCTGATCTATCGCGTCGGCGACTGGCTACAAGAAAGAT aTGAGATTATTAGCACCTTAGGGGAAGGCACGTTCGGTAGAGTGGTGCAGTGCATCGATCACCGGAG GGGTGGTGCACGTGTTGCtctcaaaatcattaaaaatgtagAGAAATACAAAGAGGCTGCTCGACTGGAAATTAATGTGCTGGAGAAAATCAACGAGAAGGATCCTGAGAACACAAA TCTTTGTGTCAGGATGTTTGACTGGTTTGACTACCACGGCCACATGTGCATCTCCTTCGAactgctggggctcagcaccTTTGATTTCCTGAAGGACAACAACTATCTGCCTTACCCCATCCACCAAGTACGGCACATGGCCTACCAGGTGTGCCAGGCTGTGAAAT TTCTGCATGACAATAAACTCACTCACACTGACCTCAAGCCGGAGAACATCCTCTTCGTGAACTCTGACTACGAACTCTCCTATAACCTGGAAAAG AAGCGGGATGAGCGGAGTGTGAAGAGCACGGCCATCAGGGTGGTGGACTTCGGCAGCGCCACGTTTGATCACGAACATCACAGCACCATCGTGTCTACCAGGCATTACCGGGCCCCGGAAGTCATCCTGG AGCTTGGCTGGAGCCAGCCCTGTGATGTGTGGAGCATTGGCTGCATCATCTTTGAGTATTATGTGGGTTTCACCCTGTTCCAG ACACACGACAACCGGGAGCACCTGGCCATGATGGAGAGGATCTTGGGGCCAATTCCTTCTCGGATGATCCGGAAGACGAG gaaacagaaatatttctaccATGGCCGCCTGGACTGGGATGAGAACACCTCTGCTGGCCGCTATGTTAGGGAAAACTGCAAGCCGCTGCGG cGATACCTGACCTCTGAGGCTGAGGACCATCACCGCCTTTTTGACCTCATTGAGAGCATGCTGGAGTACGAGCCGTCCAAGCGCATCACCCTGGCCGAAGCCCTCAAGCACCCCTTCTTTGACATGTTGGAGATGGAGCCGAGCACAAAAATGTGGGACTCTAGCAGAGACATCAGCCGGTGA
- the CLK2 gene encoding dual specificity protein kinase CLK2 isoform X2, with translation MPHSRRYRSSERSSRGSYHERYRSRKHKRRRTRSRSSSSERDRRHRREDSYHVRSRSYDDHSADRRAYDRRYCDSYRRNDYSRERGEAYYEPEYRHSYEYRRSRDREGSYRSCKSSRRKHRRRRRRSRSFSRSSSRSRQSSRRAKSVEDDDEGHLIYRVGDWLQERYEIISTLGEGTFGRVVQCIDHRRGGARVALKIIKNVEKYKEAARLEINVLEKINEKDPENTNLCVRMFDWFDYHGHMCISFELLGLSTFDFLKDNNYLPYPIHQVRHMAYQVCQAVKFLHDNKLTHTDLKPENILFVNSDYELSYNLEKKRDERSVKSTAIRVVDFGSATFDHEHHSTIVSTRHYRAPEVILELGWSQPCDVWSIGCIIFEYYVGFTLFQTHDNREHLAMMERILGPIPSRMIRKTRKQKYFYHGRLDWDENTSAGRYVRENCKPLRRYLTSEAEDHHRLFDLIESMLEYEPSKRITLAEALKHPFFDMLEMEPSTKMWDSSRDISR, from the exons ATGCCTCACTCTAGAAGGTACCGCTCGTCGGAGCGCAGCAGCCGAGGCAGCTATCACGAGCGCTACAGAAGTCGCAAACACAAGAGACGGCGGACACGGTCGCGGTCGAGCAGCAGCGAGCGTGACCGTCGGCACCGTCGGGAGGACAGTTACCACGTTCGATCCAGGAG CTACGACGACCACTCGGCAGACAGGAGGGCCTACGACCGGCGTTACTGTGACAGCTACCGGCGGAACGATTACAGCCGCGAGCGAGGGGAAGCCTACTATGAACCCGAGTACCGTCATTCCTACGAGTACCGACGCTCGCGGGACCGCGAGGGCAGCTACCGGAGCTGCAAAAGCAGCCGGCGTAAGCACAGGCGGAGGCGGCGCCGCAGCCGGTCCTTTAGTCGCTCCTCATCG CGGAGTCGACAGAGCAGCAGAAGGGCCAAGAGTGTGGAGGACGACGACGAGGGGCATCTGATCTATCGCGTCGGCGACTGGCTACAAGAAAGAT aTGAGATTATTAGCACCTTAGGGGAAGGCACGTTCGGTAGAGTGGTGCAGTGCATCGATCACCGGAG GGGTGGTGCACGTGTTGCtctcaaaatcattaaaaatgtagAGAAATACAAAGAGGCTGCTCGACTGGAAATTAATGTGCTGGAGAAAATCAACGAGAAGGATCCTGAGAACACAAA TCTTTGTGTCAGGATGTTTGACTGGTTTGACTACCACGGCCACATGTGCATCTCCTTCGAactgctggggctcagcaccTTTGATTTCCTGAAGGACAACAACTATCTGCCTTACCCCATCCACCAAGTACGGCACATGGCCTACCAGGTGTGCCAGGCTGTGAAAT TTCTGCATGACAATAAACTCACTCACACTGACCTCAAGCCGGAGAACATCCTCTTCGTGAACTCTGACTACGAACTCTCCTATAACCTGGAAAAG AAGCGGGATGAGCGGAGTGTGAAGAGCACGGCCATCAGGGTGGTGGACTTCGGCAGCGCCACGTTTGATCACGAACATCACAGCACCATCGTGTCTACCAGGCATTACCGGGCCCCGGAAGTCATCCTGG AGCTTGGCTGGAGCCAGCCCTGTGATGTGTGGAGCATTGGCTGCATCATCTTTGAGTATTATGTGGGTTTCACCCTGTTCCAG ACACACGACAACCGGGAGCACCTGGCCATGATGGAGAGGATCTTGGGGCCAATTCCTTCTCGGATGATCCGGAAGACGAG gaaacagaaatatttctaccATGGCCGCCTGGACTGGGATGAGAACACCTCTGCTGGCCGCTATGTTAGGGAAAACTGCAAGCCGCTGCGG cGATACCTGACCTCTGAGGCTGAGGACCATCACCGCCTTTTTGACCTCATTGAGAGCATGCTGGAGTACGAGCCGTCCAAGCGCATCACCCTGGCCGAAGCCCTCAAGCACCCCTTCTTTGACATGTTGGAGATGGAGCCGAGCACAAAAATGTGGGACTCTAGCAGAGACATCAGCCGGTGA
- the HCN3 gene encoding potassium/sodium hyperpolarization-activated cyclic nucleotide-gated channel 3, whose amino-acid sequence MDAAPGRSPEPREKPPVLDGEAAGAPAGASSAAPASPAAAEQIVAEGEAAAAAGTFVQRQLGAMLQPAVNKFSLRMFGSHRAVEIERQRVKSAGAWIIHPYSDFRFYWDLIMLLLMVGNLIILPVGITFFKDENTPPWIVFNVLSDTFFLADLVLNFRTGIVVEDNTEIILDPHTIKMKYLKSWFLVDFISSIPVDYIFLIVDLETQVDSDVYKTARALRIVRFTKILSLLRLLRLSRLIRYIHQWEEIFHMTYDLASAVVRIFNLIGMMLLLCHWDGCLQFLVPMLQDFPEDCWVSINHMVNDSWGKQYSHALFKAMSHMLCIGYGQQAPEGMTDVWLTMLSMIVGATCYAMFIGHATALIQSLDSSRRQYQEKYKQVEQYMSFHKLPGDTRQRIHEYYEHRYQGKMFDEENILGELSEPLKEEIINFNCRNLVANMPLFANADPNFVTAMLTKLRFEVFQPGDFIIREGTVGKKMYFIQHGVVSILTKGNKETKLSDGSYFGEICLLTRGRRTASVRADTYCRLYSLSVDNFNEVLEEYPMMRRAFETVAMDRLDRIGKKNSILLRKRAEHSAGPMNNEMIQQIVKHDQDMAHNIQDLQQMAMGRELSGKPVIWEPLVHAPLQTAAATTNVAIALTHQHSLQAHIFLPPSSISSPLSPEATLLTKQVRRSQPSLGGSRPSSVSSPSGVQSHLQTPAAGSPSSPMVQSQAPLDSGAQRPSHGAQPLPRTGQKGELPPAAKQPPPASQPQLSKSRGTSVSTSLLQQAAGAPSPSSEQALPAGRTLHYSLSRATGSHISLLMQPQQLVKHRSIQGLPVGRLTQDVRLLSASQPSLPNKVAQQADGSSLQQGRKSAGNLARRSSPSVAGLLAKPCPGIPGQPAHLQQTPSGSLAQPSRSVAGASTPQSPVSASRQAAGPSRKGSVAFSPEVETGKPKLPSNM is encoded by the exons atgGACGCGGCGCCGGGCCGGAGCCCCGAGCCGCGGGAGAAGCCGCCGGTGCTGgacggggaggcggcgggggcgccCGCGGGGGCGTCGAGCGCGGCCCCGGCCTcgccggcggcggcggagcaGATCGTGGCGgagggcgaggcggcggcggcggcgggcacgTTCGTGCAGCGGCAGCTCGGGGCCATGCTGCAGCCCGCCGTGAACAAGTTCTCGCTGCGCATGTTCGGCAGCCACCGGGCCGTGGAGATCGAACGGCAGCGGGTGAAGTCGGCCGGCGCCTGGATCATCCACCCCTACAGCGACTTCAG GTTTTACTGGGACCTCATCATGCTGCTCCTGATGGTGGGGAATTTGATCATCCTGCCTGTGGGCATCACCTTCTTCAAGGATGAGAACACCCCTCCCTGGATCGTTTTCAATGTGCTTTCGGACACTTTCTTCTTGGCTGACCTGGTGCTGAACTTCCGGACAGGCATTGTGGTGGAGGACAACACCGAGATCATCCTTGACCCTCACACCATCAAAATGAAGTACTTGAAGAGCTGGTTCCTGGTCGACTTCATCTCCTCCATCCCGGTTGACTACATCTTCCTGATCGTTGACCTGGAGACCCAGGTGGATTCTGATGTCTACAAGACAGCCCGGGCCTTGCGCATCGTCCGCTTCACCAAGATCCTCAGCCTGCTGCGCCTGCTGCGCCTCTCGCGCCTCATCCGCTACATCCACCAGTGGGAGGAG ATCTTCCATATGACGTACGACCTGGCCAGTGCTGTGGTGAGGATCTTCAACCTCATCGGCatgatgctgctgctgtgtcacTGGGATGGCTGCCTCCAGTTCCTGGTGCCCATGCTGCAAGACTTCCCCGAGGACTGCTGGGTCTCCATCAACCACATGGTG AACGACTCCTGGGGGAAACAGTACTCGCACGCCCTCTTCAAGGCCATGAGCCACATGCTCTGCATCGGCTACGGCCAGCAGGCACCCGAGGGCATGACCGATGTCTGGCTGACGATGCTGAGCATGATCGTGGGGGCCACCTGCTACGCCATGTTCATCGGTCACGCCACCGCCCTCATCCAGTCGCTGGACTCATCCCGGCGCCAGTACCAGGAGAAG TACAAGCAAGTGGAGCAGTACATGTCATTCCACAAACTGCCTGGGGACACGCGCCAGCGAATCCACGAGTACTATGAGCACCGCTACCAGGGGAAGATGTTTGACGAGGAGAACATCCTGGGGGAGCTCAGTGAGCCGCTCAAGGAG GAGATCATCAACTTCAACTGCCGCAACCTGGTGGCCAACATGCCCCTGTTCGCCAATGCGGACCCCAACTTTGTGACAGCCATGCTGACCAAGCTGCGCTTTGAGGTCTTCCAGCCCGGGGACTTCATCATCCGCGAGGGCACCGTGGGCAAAAAGATGTACTTCATCCAGCACGGGGTGGTCAGCATCCTCACCAAGGGCAACAAGGAGACAAAGCTGTCTGATGGCTCCTACTTTGGGG AAATCTGCCTGCTGACGCGGGGCAGGCGGACAGCCAGCGTGCGAGCTGACACCTACTGCCGCCTCTACTCCTTGTCGGTGGATAATTTCAACGAAGTGCTGGAGGAGTACCCCATGATGCGCAGAGCCTTCGAGACGGTGGCCATGGACCGGCTGGACCGCATAG GGAAGAAGAACTCCATCTTGCTCCGCAAGCGAGCCGAGCACAGCGCGGGGCCCATGAACAACGAGATGATCCAGCAGATCGTGAAGCACGACCAGGACATGGCCCACAACATCCAGGACCTGCAGCAGATGGCGATGGGCCGGGAGCTGAGCGGCAAACCAGTGATCTGGGAGCCGCTGGTGCACGCGCCCCTGCAGACGGCCGCCGCCACCACCAACGTGGCCATTGCCTTGACCCATCAGCACAGCCTGCAGGCCCACATCTTCCTGCCGCCCTCCTCCATCTCCAGCCCGCTCTCTCCTGAGGCCACCCTGCTCACCAAGCAGGTGCGCAggtcccagcccagcctgggcGGCTCCCGGCCCTCCTCCGTCAGCTCCCCGTCAGGGGTGCAGTCCCACCTCCAGACACCCGCCGCCGGTTCGCCTTCTTCCCCCATGGTGCAGTCCCAGGCGCCCCTGGACAGCGGGGCCCAGAGACCAAGCCACGGGGCGCAGCCGCTGCCGCGCACGGGGCAGAAAGGGGAGCTGCCACCGGCGGCCAAgcagcccccgcccgcctcccagccccagctctccaAGTCCCGCGGCACCTCGGTCTCCACCTCgctgctgcagcaggcagccgGGGCTCCGTCCCCCAGCTCAGAGCAGGCCCTGCCAGCGGGGAGAACACTCCACTACAGCCTGTCCCGAGCCACCGGCTCCCACATCTCTCTTCTgatgcagccccagcagctggtGAAGCACAGGAGCATCCAGGGCCTGCCGGTGGGGCGGCTCACCCAGGACGTCCGGCTCCTCTCcgcctcccagccctcccttccCAATAAAGTGGCCCAGCAAGCCGATGGGAGCTCcttgcagcagggcaggaaaTCCGCGGGGAACCTGGCCCGCAGATCCTCTCCCTCGGTAGCCGGACTGCTCGCCAAGCCATGTCCGGGGATCCCAGGCCAGCCAGCACACCTGCAGCAAACACCTTCGGGATCGCTGGCCCAACCCAGCCGCTCCGTGGCGGGAGCATCCACCCCGCAGTCCCCGGTCTCTGCGTCCAGGCAGGCAGCAGGTCCCTCCCGCAAGGGCTCTGTGGCCTTCAGCCCCGAGGTGGAAACGGGGAAGCCCAAACTCCCATCCAACATGTGA